The DNA window TCAGGTTCCAGGTGGCAACGATGGTCCAAGCGGTGTGTTGGTTTGCGGTGAGGAAAACATCACGTATCGACACTCAAATCAAGAGGCCTTCCGTGTTGCCATCCCTCGTCGCCGCGGTGCTACAGAAGATCCCAACCGCAAACGAACAATTGTGTCCGGCATTATGCACAAGCTAAAGGGCAATACGGGtgcgttcttcttcttgttgcaAACGGATGATGGTGATCTCTTCAAGCTCTCCATCGACATgatcgaagatgaagaaggtaATCCAACAGGAGAAGTTAAGAGGCTCAAGGTCAAGTACTTCGACACCGTTCCGGTGGCGTCCAGTCTTTGTATCCTCAAGAGTGGATTCCTCTATGTTGCAACACAGTTTGGCAACTACTCCTTCTACCAATTTGAAAAACttggtgacgatgatgaggaactGGAATTCTACAGCGACGATTTTCCTGTAGACCCCAAAGCCTCTTATGAGCCTGTGTACTTCCACCCCCGGCCAACTGAAAACTTGGCTTTGGTTGAGAGCATTCCTGCCATGAACCCCCTACTAGACTGCAAGGTCGCAAATCTCACTGGCGAAGATGCCCCTCAATTATATACCATCTGTGGCAATGGCCCACGCAGCAGTTTCAGGATGCTCAAACATGGCTTAGAAGTCAATGAGATTGTGGCTTCTGAACTTCCTGGAATTCCTTCCGCTGTATGGACACTGAAGCTGAACCGCTCGGAACAATACGATGCTTACATTGTACTGTCATTTACCAATGGTACGCTGGTTCTGAGTATTGGAGAAACGGTTGAGGAAGTCAGCGACTCGGGTTTCCTCACGAGCGTTCCTACGTTGGCAGCTCAGCTGCTTGGTGACGATGGCCTGATCCAAGTTCATCCCAAAGGCATTCGTCATATCCGCAATGGAAACGTCAATGAATGGGCAGCCCCACAGCATCGGTCCATTGTTGCCGCTACCGCCAATGCCCATCAAGTCGCTGTCGCCCTCAGTTCTGGCGAGATTGTATACTTCGAAATGGATGCCGACGGCTCGTTAGCCGAGTacgatgagaagaaggaaatgtTCGGAACAGTCACATGTTTGAGCTTGGGAGATGTCCCTGAAGGGCGCCTGAGAAGCTCATTCCTGGCAGTCGGTTGTGACGACTGCACTGTCCGTATTCTAAGCCTTGATCCCGAATCGACTTTGGAAAACAAGTCGGTGCAGGCTCTGACAGCGGCACCTACGTCGTTAGCTATTATTGCCATGGAAGACTCTTCATCGGGTGGCTCTACACTCTATCTTCACATCGGACTCCACTCCGGTGTGTATCTTAGAACAGTTCTCGACGAGATCACCGGTGAATTGACTGATACCCGCCAAAAGTTTCTTGGTCCGAAGGAAGTCAGACTATTCCAAGTTACTGTTCAGGGCAAGACTTGTGTGCTTGGGCTTAGCTCTAGACCTTGGCTTGGCTATGCGGATCCTATCACCAAGGGATTTGTTGTGACACCCCTCAATTACGTTGACCTCGAGTGGGGCTGGAACTTCAGCAGTGAGCAATGCGAAGAAGGCATTGTTGGTATTCAAGGCCAGTCACTACGGTATGTccattttattttattttccACCCGTTTTGAGTTGCATGATGAGAAAAAGGATCCTATGCCTTGAGCAATGAGGTCTTATTACGCATTTTTTCCAATTGTTCCTACTGAAGCAACAAAATTTTCTGGAACCCTATTGTCGCATACATCAGCGAGACACAAGCTAACACTCGCAGGATCTTCAACATTGATCGTCTCGGCGAGACATTGATTCAAAAATCTATTCCTTTAACTTATACCCCCAAGAAGCTCGTCAAGCATCCTGATCAACCTCTTTTCTACACTATCGAAGCAGATAACAACACGTTGCCACCTGAGTTGAGAGCACAACTCCTCGCCGACCCTGCGGTCGTAAACGGCGACTCCAGGGTGCTCCCACCTGAAGACTTTGGCTACCCCAAAGGTACTCGAAGATGGGCATCTTGCATCAACGTAATTGATCCCTTGTctgaagaaggccaagtTTTGCAGACAATAGATTTGGAGAACAATGAGGCAGCCGTCAGTGCGGCTATTGTGTCATTTGCCAGCCAGGATAATGAGAGCTTCCTCGTCGTTGGTACCGGTAAAGACATGGTGGTCAACCCTCGAAGCTTTTCGGAAGGATACCTCCATATCTACCGATTCATGGAAGGGGGTCGGGAGCTTGAGTTTATCCACAAGACCAAGATTGAAGAACCACCATTGGCCTTGCTGGCATTCCAAGGAAGAGtgcttgttgctgttggcacATCACTTCGCATATATGACTTGGGTATGAGGCAAATGCTTCGCAAGTCCCAGGCCGAGGTCGCAACACAACAGATTGTATCTCTAAACACACAAGGCAGTCGAATCATCGTAGGCGATGTTCAGCAGGGTGTCACTTACGTTGTTTATAAGCCTGCTTCTAATAAGCTTATTCCCTTTGTCGATGATACAATCGCAAGGTGGACCACATGTACAGCCATGGTGGATTATGAATCAGTCGCTGGTGGTGACAAGTTCGGTAATATGTTTATTGTACGTTGTCCTGAGAAGGCCAGTGAAGAGGCTGATGAGGAGCAATCCGGCTTGCATCTGATCAATGCCCGAGACTATCTCCATGGCACACCTCACAGAGTGAGCTTGATGTGTCATTTCTACACACAAGACATTCCCACCAGTATCACTAAGACAAGTCTTGTGGTTGGTGGGCAGGAAATTTTGCTATGGAGTGGTATCATGGGCACAATCGGAGTTTTTATTCCATTTGTCAGTCGCGAAGATGCAGACTTCTTTCAGAACCTCGAGCAACACCTTAGGACAGAGGATCCCCCACTCGCCGGACGAGATCACCTCATGTATCGTGGCTATTATGCCCCTGTCAAGGGAGTCATCGACGGTGACTTGTGCGAACGGTACAACCTTCTGCCAAACGATAAGAAGCAGATGATCGCAGGCGAGTTGGACCGCTCAGTCCGAGAGATTGAGAGGAAGATTTCTGTAAGTCACTGGAATTACTACTATTTGAACAGGGAACTAATCGTTTTCCAGGACATCCGCACACGATCTGCATTTTAATGAGAGAACATGGTATCTTTAGTGTATCATGGATGCTATTGTACAAATGTTGCAAAATTTGAAGTATTTGGGAAGCTAGCGGCGTTAACGTACAGGGTCAAAAGCAAAGTCCCTGGCTTGGTAGAAGATGGGTTGCCAGCGAACTGAAGATAGGTTGAAACCGCAAGGCGGTATGAAATAtgaatataataagtatccAATTCAAATCTTAATCACAGGCCTCTCCAAAAGGGGCCACGGTTTTTGTACTTGTCAGCCTTCTTGCCTTTGCCGGGTACTGAATGTTCCTGTTCCCATTTTTCGTCGTCTAAATACGCTGTCACGGCATTTGCAATATCATAGCTTGACTGCTCCAAGTAAAGCACGGCAATATCATAGTCAGAGACCTTGCAGGATGTCATGAAGCGACGGATCTTGCCCTTTCtcatctcctcctcttcgccTTCGACGGGTCGTGGAGAAAGGCTCACGCCACCCTTGTAGTATTCGCCAGGTATCAGGATTGTTCGTCTGCCAAGAAGCAAGTGGTCGCTTGTGATATTGTTGCTTCGTCGGAGAGCAGAAGCCGGCACGCCGTATCGGAGAGATAAAGAGCTGATACtatcatgatgatgatcgaGAAAATGCAGAATATCTGGGGCGTCCTCCTTCAAAACATCCTGTGCCAACACTGCCTTCTCAACATTGACATGCTGTGTCGTTGAAGCTGCTGAATATGGTGGTGGCGCTCCTGATATATGTGCGGTCGAGCTAGATGACGAATAAGCCGGGGGCTCTCTCAGGCCCTGCGGCAGTGAAGTAGGCACTGTTGAAACCTGACAGTAAGGACAATAATCTGCAA is part of the Fusarium poae strain DAOMC 252244 chromosome 4, whole genome shotgun sequence genome and encodes:
- the RSE1 gene encoding pre-mRNA-splicing factor rse1 (TransMembrane:2 (o945-965i1111-1129o)) yields the protein MATTSNMFLYSLTVQPPTNVTQAVLGQFAGTREQLIITGAGSQLSLLRPDPSQGKVITLLSHDVFGIIRSLAAFRLAGSNKDYLIIASDSGRITIIEYLPAQNRFQRLHLETFGKSGVRRVIPGEYLACDPKGRACLIASTEKNKLVYVLNRNSQAELTISSPLEAHKPGVLVISMVALDVGYSNPVFAALEIDYSEVDQDSTGQAMEELDTQLVYYELDLGLNHVVRKWSDPVDPTASILFQVPGGNDGPSGVLVCGEENITYRHSNQEAFRVAIPRRRGATEDPNRKRTIVSGIMHKLKGNTGAFFFLLQTDDGDLFKLSIDMIEDEEGNPTGEVKRLKVKYFDTVPVASSLCILKSGFLYVATQFGNYSFYQFEKLGDDDEELEFYSDDFPVDPKASYEPVYFHPRPTENLALVESIPAMNPLLDCKVANLTGEDAPQLYTICGNGPRSSFRMLKHGLEVNEIVASELPGIPSAVWTLKLNRSEQYDAYIVLSFTNGTLVLSIGETVEEVSDSGFLTSVPTLAAQLLGDDGLIQVHPKGIRHIRNGNVNEWAAPQHRSIVAATANAHQVAVALSSGEIVYFEMDADGSLAEYDEKKEMFGTVTCLSLGDVPEGRLRSSFLAVGCDDCTVRILSLDPESTLENKSVQALTAAPTSLAIIAMEDSSSGGSTLYLHIGLHSGVYLRTVLDEITGELTDTRQKFLGPKEVRLFQVTVQGKTCVLGLSSRPWLGYADPITKGFVVTPLNYVDLEWGWNFSSEQCEEGIVGIQGQSLRIFNIDRLGETLIQKSIPLTYTPKKLVKHPDQPLFYTIEADNNTLPPELRAQLLADPAVVNGDSRVLPPEDFGYPKGTRRWASCINVIDPLSEEGQVLQTIDLENNEAAVSAAIVSFASQDNESFLVVGTGKDMVVNPRSFSEGYLHIYRFMEGGRELEFIHKTKIEEPPLALLAFQGRVLVAVGTSLRIYDLGMRQMLRKSQAEVATQQIVSLNTQGSRIIVGDVQQGVTYVVYKPASNKLIPFVDDTIARWTTCTAMVDYESVAGGDKFGNMFIVRCPEKASEEADEEQSGLHLINARDYLHGTPHRVSLMCHFYTQDIPTSITKTSLVVGGQEILLWSGIMGTIGVFIPFVSREDADFFQNLEQHLRTEDPPLAGRDHLMYRGYYAPVKGVIDGDLCERYNLLPNDKKQMIAGELDRSVREIERKISDIRTRSAF
- a CDS encoding hypothetical protein (BUSCO:50143at5125), whose translation is MESCSTCATILSSTPAYTKEEPSLPQDRRVACCSRVICGKCIHENGRFADYCPYCQVSTVPTSLPQGLREPPAYSSSSSTAHISGAPPPYSAASTTQHVNVEKAVLAQDVLKEDAPDILHFLDHHHDSISSLSLRYGVPASALRRSNNITSDHLLLGRRTILIPGEYYKGGVSLSPRPVEGEEEEMRKGKIRRFMTSCKVSDYDIAVLYLEQSSYDIANAVTAYLDDEKWEQEHSVPGKGKKADKYKNRGPFWRGL